A genome region from Paradevosia shaoguanensis includes the following:
- a CDS encoding ABC-three component system middle component 2: MGEYHVRRRVIQDGLKLMRRASLVEVVEAPDGIRFVSADDAPAFIKLMGTDYNLDLFARSKWVADQWREAGENFLDRLRASIERWTLEFREEGARSDV; this comes from the coding sequence GTGGGCGAGTACCATGTCCGGCGACGCGTGATACAGGACGGATTGAAGCTCATGCGCCGAGCCAGTCTTGTCGAAGTCGTGGAGGCGCCCGACGGCATCCGATTCGTCTCTGCCGACGATGCGCCCGCCTTCATCAAGCTGATGGGAACGGACTACAACCTGGATTTGTTCGCGCGATCCAAATGGGTCGCGGACCAATGGCGCGAGGCCGGCGAGAACTTCCTCGATCGGCTTCGCGCCAGTATCGAACGCTGGACCCTAGAGTTCCGCGAGGAAGGCGCACGATCGGATGTCTGA
- a CDS encoding outer membrane protein, which produces MNKRYFVAATAVAALASSSALAADFSAPYSATPIAYQAPTEWTGFYAGVFAGVGGGDVVLTAPVPPTIEANSRGGLAGIQVGADYQFDKFVVGAVADIAVTNIEGRFSMGGVPELSSKLDYLGTLRARAGYLATDNLLIYLHGGLAYGRTTPTFSVAGVPQPGVHSVDRWGYSVGVGAEYAVTDQITLQTEYAYTDLGSKTISDPAVFPVALDESFKFHTLKAGVNFRF; this is translated from the coding sequence ATGAACAAACGTTACTTCGTTGCAGCCACTGCGGTGGCCGCTTTGGCGTCTTCTTCTGCTCTCGCCGCTGATTTCAGCGCACCGTACAGCGCGACACCGATCGCATATCAGGCGCCGACCGAATGGACCGGTTTTTATGCCGGCGTCTTCGCTGGCGTAGGCGGTGGCGATGTCGTCTTGACCGCGCCGGTACCGCCGACTATCGAGGCGAACTCCCGCGGCGGGCTTGCCGGCATCCAGGTCGGTGCCGACTACCAGTTCGACAAGTTCGTCGTGGGTGCAGTCGCCGATATCGCCGTGACCAATATCGAGGGGCGCTTCAGTATGGGTGGCGTTCCTGAGCTTTCGAGCAAGCTAGACTATCTCGGAACTCTTCGCGCTCGCGCCGGCTATCTCGCCACTGACAACCTACTCATTTACCTACATGGCGGCCTTGCCTACGGCCGCACCACCCCCACCTTCTCGGTCGCCGGCGTACCGCAGCCGGGCGTTCATAGCGTCGACCGCTGGGGCTATTCTGTTGGTGTAGGCGCTGAATATGCCGTCACCGATCAGATCACCCTTCAGACCGAGTACGCCTACACTGACCTCGGGAGCAAGACGATAAGCGATCCCGCCGTCTTCCCCGTTGCCCTGGATGAGAGCTTCAAGTTCCACACTCTCAAGGCGGGTGTGAACTTCCGCTTCTAA
- a CDS encoding SH3 domain-containing protein — MGRSLFCTIVAMGLALATSATSTSMAADAAVAVCTISAWVNDPDPNGLNVRAGPSRDAAVIGRLPLDDDHFPAKVSIIGAQDGWFRIDKAVLDDYTDTQPKVVFEGEGWVSGRLLSLLVNDPDLHAAPWAESPVVAHLFYQDAYGSVAGADSFGVTRLITCQGDWVQVEGTFIDTQLTGWATRTCSNQVTTCP; from the coding sequence ATGGGACGCTCTTTGTTCTGCACGATTGTCGCGATGGGCTTGGCATTGGCGACAAGTGCGACATCAACTTCCATGGCCGCTGACGCTGCGGTTGCCGTTTGCACCATCTCGGCTTGGGTAAACGATCCTGATCCCAATGGGCTTAATGTGCGGGCAGGGCCCAGCCGCGATGCGGCGGTCATCGGCCGCCTCCCTCTGGACGACGATCATTTTCCGGCCAAGGTCTCGATCATTGGGGCGCAGGATGGCTGGTTCCGCATCGATAAGGCCGTGCTGGACGACTACACGGACACACAGCCCAAGGTCGTGTTTGAGGGCGAAGGTTGGGTTTCCGGGCGGTTGCTCAGCCTGCTCGTCAATGATCCGGATTTGCACGCCGCCCCTTGGGCGGAGAGCCCTGTAGTGGCTCATCTGTTCTACCAGGATGCGTATGGCAGCGTTGCGGGGGCGGATTCGTTTGGGGTCACCCGTCTTATCACCTGTCAGGGAGATTGGGTGCAGGTCGAGGGAACTTTCATAGACACGCAACTGACCGGTTGGGCGACACGAACATGCTCAAATCAGGTCACGACCTGTCCTTGA
- a CDS encoding dienelactone hydrolase family protein, producing the protein MAEVLLFHHAQGLTPGVRAFADDLRTAGHLVHTPDLFDGRTFQSIDEGLAYIGEIGFDDMRERGVRVADDLPAGLLYAGFSFGVLPAQKLAQTRPGARGALFFYSCLPIGGEWAFGPWPDGVAVQIHGMDNDPIFVGESDIDAAREIVEKVEDAELFLYSGDQHYFADSSLPSFDADATALLTIRVLEFLDRV; encoded by the coding sequence ATGGCCGAGGTCTTGTTGTTCCATCACGCGCAGGGGCTGACCCCGGGTGTGCGCGCGTTTGCCGACGACTTGCGGACCGCCGGTCACCTCGTGCACACGCCGGATCTGTTCGACGGACGCACGTTCCAGAGCATTGATGAGGGGCTCGCCTATATCGGTGAGATCGGATTTGACGACATGCGGGAGCGCGGCGTCCGCGTTGCCGACGACCTGCCTGCCGGGCTCCTCTATGCCGGGTTCTCGTTCGGTGTGCTGCCGGCGCAGAAGCTGGCACAGACACGGCCCGGAGCCCGCGGAGCCCTATTCTTCTACTCTTGTCTGCCGATTGGTGGCGAGTGGGCCTTCGGACCTTGGCCAGACGGCGTCGCGGTTCAGATTCATGGTATGGACAACGACCCGATCTTCGTCGGTGAGAGCGACATCGACGCGGCCCGCGAGATCGTGGAGAAGGTCGAGGACGCAGAGCTTTTCCTCTACTCCGGCGATCAACACTACTTCGCCGACAGCTCGCTCCCGTCCTTTGACGCGGATGCAACCGCACTACTTACCATCCGGGTGCTTGAGTTCCTGGATCGCGTCTGA